The following is a genomic window from Spirosoma foliorum.
AAACAAAATCGCTAGCTGATAATCAGCTAGCGATTTTGCTTTTACCTACGCAAATACAGCCTGCTTCTGCATGCTGTTGTTCATCAGACGCCCCTGCTTCACCAGTTTATGGATAAATTTCATTTTCTGAATCACGGCTGGGGTAAACACCTCAGGGACCATATCCAGTAAGCCTAGTGTACGATTCATTTCATTCAGTTTGATGCCCAGTTCCTCGTATTTGAGGAGCATTTTTTCGAAAGGAGCACCTTCGAAATCAACCGCTTCTTCAGCTTCCAGCAATAAATGAACACTGTCGGCGGTGTCCAGAATAGTAATCATTTCCAGGTACGCCCGGAATGTCTCCGCAAAGTCTTCCCAGGGGTGCATACTGGCGTAGGCACTAATATAACTGAGCGGCCAGTCTGGCTTGGGGCCGTACTGGTAATACTGATTCATGGCATACGAGTAGCCCAGCGACGTATGATCACCGAATATGGCCTTACATTCGTCTTCGCACTTATTCTGAACCAACAGCTGCCAATAGTAATGACCAATTTCATGGTGAAAATGACCAATTAACGTACGCCGAGCCTCACCGAAGTCCACCCGTAGTTTTTCCCGTTCTATTGGATCGGCTTCCTCAATATTGATCGTTATTGTGCCATCGGCGTGGCCGGTGAATACCTTTTCGGCAATAATCGCATCTGTTCCCGCATGCGTTATCTGAACCACATT
Proteins encoded in this region:
- a CDS encoding zinc-binding metallopeptidase family protein yields the protein MKIYPCQCGNTLHFENSSCVVCHREVGWCPSCEGIRSLDAVDAYTYSCNHCQAQVTKCLNYRNYQVCNRLVEVKTTWQEANAYCKCCSLNRVVPDMSVPGNREKWYNLEAAKRRLIYTLDLLKLPYGSIYDGFPLPLTFDFKGNVVQITHAGTDAIIAEKVFTGHADGTITINIEEADPIEREKLRVDFGEARRTLIGHFHHEIGHYYWQLLVQNKCEDECKAIFGDHTSLGYSYAMNQYYQYGPKPDWPLSYISAYASMHPWEDFAETFRAYLEMITILDTADSVHLLLEAEEAVDFEGAPFEKMLLKYEELGIKLNEMNRTLGLLDMVPEVFTPAVIQKMKFIHKLVKQGRLMNNSMQKQAVFA